The Xyrauchen texanus isolate HMW12.3.18 chromosome 28, RBS_HiC_50CHRs, whole genome shotgun sequence genome has a segment encoding these proteins:
- the lbr gene encoding delta(14)-sterol reductase LBR, translating into MPAARFQNGDSVMGRWPGSNLYYEVKVLNYDAKTRLYTVIYKDGTELELKESDITSLTVFKQGVTRSRSRSRSRSRSPARTRRSRSRSPARTSRRSSSRTTEARREKLKQVLEVRLTPLAVPHENNSNSKPEKKEENNTATEVIETETESENQVGGRYNLRHRKDQGDGKPVELEKKEEQALSQAKPPAATKKTDLEFGGRVGVFLLMVLLPLAVLALLILCGQKDASLLSFPLELPPLSSFWDCQVFGIVLLWLLFQAVLSLLPFGKLVEGMPLKNGKTLKYRINGFYALIFTALAVCAAVYQEVDLSFIHAHFLQFFTSALLIATLLSIYLFVRSRWASDDELAPGGSSGYVIYDFFMGRELNPRIKNFDIKFFCEMRPGLMGWVLINFAMLIAEMKHQNLENPSPAMLLVNAFQLLWVVDGFWHEEKLLTMMDIVYDGFGFMLVFGDLVFVPFTFTCQAYYLVNHPNDLSVFWITTLITMNGIGYYIFRKANSQKFAFRKNPSDPTVSHLKTIPTATGKNLIVSGLWGFVRHPNYLGDILMGLAWSLPCGFNHLIPYFYLIYLITLLVHRNARDERQCRKKYGSAWEEYRKAVPYRIFQGIY; encoded by the exons ATGCCAGCTGCAAGGTTTCAGAATGGAGATTCTGTAATGGGCCGTTGGCCTGGCAGTAACCTCTATTATGAGGTGAAGGTGCTAAATTATGATGCCAAGACACGGCTCTACACTGTCATCTACAAAGATGGTACTGAGCTGGAGCTTAAGGAGTCTGACATTACG AGTCTGACTGTGTTCAAGCAAGGTGTTACACGTTCTCGGTCGAGATCACGTTCTCGTTCCCGTTCACCAGCACGTACCCGTCGCAGTCGCTCCCGTTCTCCAGCAAGGACGTCGCGGCGCTCTTCCTCTCGCACCACAGAGGCGCGCAGGGAAAAGCTCAAACAAGTACTGGAGGTCCGACTCACCCCATTG GCAGTGCCACATGAGAACAACAGCAACAGCAAACCTGAGAAGAAAGAGGAAAATAATACAGCTACCGAAGTCATTGAG ACTGAGACTGAATCTGAGAACCAGGTAGGTGGGCGCTACAACCTACGGCATAGGAAGGATCAAGGCGATGGCAAACCTGTAGAGCTGGAGAAAAAAGAGGAGCAGGCGTTATCACAGGCTAAACCACCAGCTGCCACCAAGAAAACTGATCTGGAGTTCGGAGGAAGAGTTG GTGTTTTCCTCTTAATGGTGCTCTTGCCCCTAGCTGTGTTGGCCCTGCTCATTCTCTGTGGGCAGAAGGATGCCAGCCTCCTGAGCTTCCCTCTTGAACTTCCTCCCCTATCATCTTTCTGGGACTGCCAGGTCTTTGGCATAGTCCTGCTCTGGCTTCTTTTCCAGGCTGTCCTCTCACTGCTCCCTTTCGGAAAG CTTGTTGAAGGAATGCCTCTCAAGAATGGGAAAACTTTGAAATACAGGATTAATG GTTTCTATGCACTGATCTTCACGGCTTTGGCAGTTTGTGCTGCTGTGTACCAGGAAGTGGATCTCAGTTTCATCCACGCTCACTTCCTGCAGTTCTTCACTTCTGCCCTGCTCATTGCCACTCTTCTTAGCATCTACCTGTTTGTCCGTTCACGCTGGGCCTCTGATGATGAGCTTGCTCCTGGAGGGAGCTCTG GTTATGTAATCTATGACTTTTTCATGGGCAGAGAGCTGAATCCCCGCATCAAAAATTTTGATATCAAGTTCTTCTGTGAAATGCGCCCAGGGTTGATGGGCTGG gTATTGATTAACTTTGCAATGCTGATTGCTGAGATGAAGCACCAGAATCTAGAAAACCCCTCTCCAGCAATGCTCCTTGTCAACGCCTTCCAGCTCCTTTGGGTGGTTGATGGCTTTTGGCATGAG GAGAAACTTCTGACTATGATGGATATAGTGTACGATGGCTTTGGATTTATGTTGGTGTTTGGAGATCTGGTTTTTGTGCCGTTTACGTTCACCTGTCAGGCATACTATCTTGTCAATCATCCCAATGATCTCTCTGTTTTCTGGATCACTACTCTCATCACCATGAATG GAATTGGATACTACATTTTCCGGAAGGCCAACTCTCAGAAATTTGCCTTCAGGAAAAATCCTTCTGACCCAACTGTGTCTC ACCTGAAAACTATTCCTACTGCGACTGGAAAAAATCTCATTGTGTCTGGTCTCTGGGGGTTTGTCCGTCATCCTAATTACCTTGGTGACATCCTCATGGGTTTGGCCTGGTCACTACCATGTG GTTTCAACCATTTGATTCCCTACTTTTACCTGATCTACTTGATCACTCTGCTGGTACATCGCAATGCAAGAGACGAGCGTCAGTGCAGGAAAAAGTACGGCTCCGCGTGGGAAGAGTACCGCAAAGCTGTCCCGTACCGCATTTTTCAAGGGATATACTGA